The following are from one region of the Methanoculleus caldifontis genome:
- a CDS encoding TIGR01458 family HAD-type hydrolase yields the protein MKVTALLIDIDGVLYVGDRPVAGADRALRELDRRGIPYRFVSNTTRRSRRSVARRLESLGYAIPEAWIVTAPVAAAAHLREGGRTRCFLLTTPDARTDFEEAGIRAVEEDADAVVVADAAEGFTYESLNTAFRLLMEGADLIALEKDRYWMGADGLMLSAGPFAAALEYAGGKTAEVIGKPSAEFFLGALRGIGAAPGEAAMVGDDIRTDIGGAQACGMKGVQVRTGKYREEIVRQSGIVPDLVIDSLADLPEYL from the coding sequence ATGAAGGTAACAGCGCTCCTGATCGATATCGACGGCGTCCTCTACGTCGGCGACCGCCCGGTCGCCGGGGCCGACCGGGCACTCCGGGAACTCGACCGGCGGGGGATACCCTACCGGTTCGTCTCGAACACCACCCGCCGCTCCCGCCGTTCGGTCGCCCGCCGCCTGGAAAGCCTCGGCTACGCCATCCCGGAGGCCTGGATCGTCACTGCCCCGGTCGCGGCCGCCGCACACCTGCGAGAGGGAGGCCGGACCCGCTGCTTCCTCCTCACCACCCCCGACGCCCGGACCGACTTTGAGGAAGCGGGCATCCGGGCGGTGGAAGAGGACGCCGACGCCGTCGTGGTCGCCGACGCCGCCGAAGGGTTCACCTACGAGAGCCTGAATACGGCGTTCCGCCTCCTCATGGAGGGCGCGGACCTCATCGCGCTCGAGAAGGACCGCTACTGGATGGGGGCGGACGGGTTGATGCTCTCGGCCGGGCCCTTCGCGGCCGCCCTCGAGTACGCCGGCGGGAAGACGGCGGAGGTGATCGGAAAACCCTCCGCGGAGTTCTTCCTCGGCGCGCTCCGCGGGATCGGGGCGGCCCCCGGCGAGGCCGCGATGGTCGGCGACGACATCCGCACCGACATCGGCGGCGCTCAGGCCTGCGGGATGAAGGGGGTCCAGGTCCGGACCGGGAAGTACCGGGAGGAGATCGTCCGCCAATCGGGGATCGTCCCCGACCTCGTCATCGACTCGCTCGCCGACCTCCCGGAGTACCTCTAG
- a CDS encoding DNA-methyltransferase, translating to MRREGLPNPGGKEKVRRDTGDTKRAARTPEPRAVRRFVDSIICGDAITVLPEIPDKSIDLVLTSPPYNFGHHYAGSGTSDACEWSDYFQKLDAVWRECYRILKPGGRMAVNVQPLFSDYVPTHHIISSQLLAIGFLWKAEILWEKNNYNARYTAWGSWKSPSMPYLKYTWEFIEVFDKETHRKTGAKEDADITGDEFKEWVFARWVFPAEVRMREFRHPAMFPEELPRRVIKLFSYRGDLVLDPFNGAGTTTLAARRLGRRFIGIDISPGYCETAVARLRGEAEEAGTPASVRYIVRE from the coding sequence ATGCGGCGGGAAGGCTTACCGAACCCGGGAGGGAAGGAGAAGGTCCGGCGGGACACGGGCGACACGAAACGCGCCGCCCGGACCCCCGAGCCCCGCGCCGTCCGGCGGTTCGTGGACAGTATCATCTGCGGCGACGCTATCACGGTCCTCCCGGAGATCCCTGATAAGAGCATCGACCTGGTTCTCACGTCCCCGCCTTACAACTTCGGGCACCATTACGCCGGCAGCGGCACGAGCGACGCCTGCGAGTGGAGCGACTACTTCCAGAAGCTCGATGCGGTCTGGCGGGAGTGCTACCGTATCCTCAAGCCCGGCGGGCGGATGGCGGTCAACGTCCAGCCGCTCTTCTCCGACTACGTCCCCACCCACCACATCATCTCGTCCCAGCTCCTGGCTATCGGGTTTCTCTGGAAGGCCGAGATCCTCTGGGAGAAGAACAACTACAACGCCCGGTACACCGCCTGGGGGAGCTGGAAGTCGCCCTCGATGCCCTACCTGAAGTATACCTGGGAGTTCATCGAGGTCTTCGATAAGGAGACCCACCGGAAGACCGGGGCGAAGGAGGACGCCGACATCACCGGCGACGAGTTCAAGGAGTGGGTCTTTGCCCGGTGGGTCTTCCCGGCGGAGGTCCGGATGCGGGAGTTCCGGCACCCGGCGATGTTTCCCGAGGAACTCCCGCGGCGGGTGATCAAACTCTTCTCCTACCGGGGCGATCTGGTCCTCGACCCCTTCAACGGCGCCGGGACGACCACCCTTGCCGCCCGCCGGCTGGGCCGCCGGTTCATCGGGATCGATATCTCCCCCGGCTACTGCGAGACCGCCGTAGCCCGGCTCCGCGGCGAGGCGGAGGAGGCCGGAACCCCTGCCTCGGTCCGCTACATCGTCCGGGAGTGA
- a CDS encoding ABC transporter ATP-binding protein, giving the protein MLDISDLHVSVDSTEVLHDINLHIGQGETHVLMGPNGSGKSTLLKAVMGFGGYAITAGSIVFKGKDITDAPIHERAHLGIGLMFQHPPAISGLKLGKLLTATSTLGGGAIEALAQSVNMEHFLDRDINVGFSGGEIKRSEVLQLKVQQPDFIMLDEPESGVDLENMNLMGKEIAGLLEKDVHIVNRHRSGLIITHTGYILDYLEADQGHVLINGEIRCHGNPREILRVVKEKGYGECLRCKQM; this is encoded by the coding sequence ATGCTGGATATCAGTGATTTGCACGTGAGCGTGGATAGCACCGAAGTGCTCCACGATATCAACCTCCACATCGGACAGGGGGAGACTCATGTCCTGATGGGACCGAACGGCTCGGGAAAGAGCACGCTGCTCAAAGCCGTCATGGGGTTCGGCGGCTACGCGATCACGGCGGGATCAATCGTCTTCAAGGGGAAGGATATCACCGACGCGCCCATCCACGAGCGGGCCCACCTCGGGATCGGCCTGATGTTTCAGCACCCCCCGGCAATATCCGGGCTGAAGCTCGGGAAACTGCTCACCGCGACGTCAACCCTCGGAGGAGGCGCGATAGAGGCGCTCGCCCAGTCGGTCAATATGGAGCACTTCCTCGACCGCGACATCAACGTCGGGTTCTCCGGCGGCGAGATAAAGAGGAGCGAGGTCCTGCAGCTGAAGGTCCAGCAGCCCGATTTCATCATGCTGGACGAGCCGGAGAGCGGCGTCGATCTCGAGAACATGAACCTGATGGGCAAGGAGATCGCCGGCCTGCTCGAGAAGGACGTCCACATCGTCAACCGCCACAGGAGCGGCCTCATCATCACCCACACCGGCTACATCCTCGACTACCTCGAGGCCGACCAGGGGCACGTTTTGATCAACGGCGAGATCCGGTGCCACGGAAACCCCCGCGAGATCCTGCGGGTCGTCAAGGAGAAAGGATACGGAGAGTGTCTGCGTTGCAAACAGATGTAA
- a CDS encoding SufB/SufD family protein, with amino-acid sequence MQTDVTDMEHLSEKDQQRLALTGLEVGMQNRCGSFFQIDQKVVQTTCGAEGIEMLPIKVALEKYEWVKDYYWNAVPKDKDKYTQFIAKQENPQGLVVIAHEGAKVEMPLQACLFLREEPVQHVHNIFIAKEGSEINIISGCASSSQKEHGAHVGVTEIYVGKGAKVTSTMIHNWNPGISVFPRSATIVEEDGTFLSNYVCMQPVKQINMYPTARLIGKNAVARFSSIIVATPGSLLDLGSRTILAAENTSTELITRAITTGGKVISRGHVLGEKDNTRGHIECKGLILKDGIIHAIPEIEGTLTGTELSHEAAVGKIARQEIEYLMTRGLSEEEATATIIRGFLDVKISGLPAVLQAQIDAAIDKAESGF; translated from the coding sequence TTGCAAACAGATGTAACCGATATGGAGCACCTCTCGGAGAAGGACCAACAACGCCTCGCCCTGACCGGCCTTGAGGTCGGGATGCAGAACCGGTGCGGAAGCTTCTTCCAGATCGACCAGAAGGTGGTCCAGACCACCTGCGGGGCCGAAGGGATCGAGATGCTCCCGATCAAGGTCGCCCTCGAGAAGTACGAATGGGTGAAGGACTACTACTGGAACGCCGTCCCGAAGGATAAGGACAAGTACACGCAGTTCATCGCGAAGCAGGAGAACCCCCAGGGCCTCGTCGTCATCGCCCACGAAGGCGCAAAGGTCGAGATGCCCCTCCAGGCCTGCCTCTTCCTCCGCGAGGAGCCGGTGCAGCATGTCCACAACATCTTCATCGCGAAGGAAGGCTCGGAGATCAACATCATCTCCGGCTGCGCGAGTTCTTCGCAGAAGGAGCACGGTGCGCATGTCGGGGTGACGGAGATCTACGTCGGCAAGGGCGCGAAGGTCACGTCCACGATGATCCACAACTGGAACCCGGGCATCAGCGTCTTCCCGCGGAGCGCCACGATCGTCGAAGAGGACGGCACCTTCCTCTCGAACTACGTCTGCATGCAGCCTGTCAAGCAGATCAACATGTACCCGACGGCCCGCCTGATCGGGAAGAACGCCGTCGCCCGGTTCTCGAGCATCATCGTCGCGACGCCGGGTTCACTCCTCGACCTCGGTTCCCGGACCATCCTCGCCGCGGAGAACACGAGCACCGAACTCATCACCCGGGCGATCACCACCGGCGGCAAGGTCATCTCTCGAGGCCACGTCCTCGGCGAGAAGGACAACACCCGGGGCCACATCGAGTGCAAAGGCCTGATCTTAAAAGACGGGATCATCCACGCCATCCCCGAGATCGAAGGGACCCTGACCGGCACCGAACTCTCTCACGAGGCCGCCGTCGGAAAGATCGCCCGCCAGGAGATCGAGTACCTCATGACCCGTGGGCTCTCGGAGGAAGAGGCCACCGCAACCATTATACGCGGGTTCCTGGATGTTAAGATCAGCGGCCTGCCTGCAGTCCTGCAGGCGCAGATCGACGCCGCTATCGACAAAGCGGAATCAGGCTTCTGA